Proteins from a genomic interval of Demetria terragena DSM 11295:
- a CDS encoding ComF family protein has protein sequence MSSKISLHPLADRPQDLRAAGVRPHRDARTWTPASYCGGLSGVLGVVADLMAPVICAGCGMRGLDLCPGCRAALRRVARGDSKPTCPTPAPDMMPRAWALTEYAGTVRQVIVAHKDEGRVAMATELACLWRAALAGAVADDPVLASAIVNRRVLVIPIPSRPASLRERGRDPWREVLKVALAPEPRLQLNPILAVRRRVVDQAGLSASERIVNLTGAMGARGRPDLTGWLCVLADDVLTTGATLSEAARVVRGLGAVDLRAIVIAATVRNGSQRHHMNNP, from the coding sequence GTGTCGTCGAAGATATCGCTGCACCCGCTGGCTGATCGTCCACAGGACCTAAGAGCCGCAGGCGTCCGTCCACACCGTGACGCCCGCACCTGGACGCCCGCGTCCTACTGCGGTGGCCTGAGTGGTGTGCTCGGAGTTGTCGCAGACCTCATGGCGCCCGTCATCTGTGCCGGCTGCGGTATGCGGGGGCTAGACCTGTGCCCCGGGTGCCGGGCCGCGCTGCGCCGGGTCGCGCGAGGAGACTCCAAGCCGACCTGCCCAACGCCTGCACCAGACATGATGCCGAGAGCCTGGGCGCTGACCGAGTATGCCGGGACCGTTCGCCAGGTGATCGTCGCCCATAAGGACGAGGGACGCGTTGCCATGGCGACGGAGCTGGCGTGCTTATGGCGGGCCGCCTTGGCAGGCGCGGTGGCGGACGACCCCGTCCTGGCGAGCGCTATCGTCAACCGTCGTGTGCTGGTGATCCCCATCCCGTCGCGGCCTGCCTCGCTGCGCGAGCGTGGCCGCGATCCGTGGCGGGAAGTGTTGAAGGTCGCGCTTGCTCCCGAGCCGCGGCTGCAGCTCAACCCGATCCTTGCAGTACGCCGCCGGGTCGTCGACCAGGCCGGATTGAGCGCATCTGAGCGGATCGTCAACCTCACCGGAGCCATGGGTGCGCGGGGGAGGCCCGACCTCACCGGGTGGCTGTGCGTACTGGCTGACGACGTCCTGACGACGGGGGCGACACTGTCCGAAGCCGCACGGGTCGTCCGCGGGCTTGGGGCAGTAGACCTGCGCGCCATTGTGATCGCCGCGACGGTCAGGAACGGATCACAGAGACATCACATGAACAATCCATAG
- a CDS encoding LpqB family beta-propeller domain-containing protein, which translates to MRSWLLAAVLLLVGALLLSGCSGLPTDGVPQTGRAVDNQDSRPGVVQQPEPPEPGTPMEAVAEGFLRAHIGAAEGFSTAREFLGGSAKKDWDPDQRILLLDSSNLDTRRAAGSRIVVSATAVGEVDATGHLTEFPNLQRRRLDLELKQIDGEWRVTSVPGDLGIWLGVADFRRNYAPHSVYFAARRGLAPATALVPDRRWYPESGLATALARAVIGPPPAWLSKTVRRPVPASTRLQPRTVSVSSRTETATVTLSREALEASPEDRKALWAVMLETLGQVPDVTRVDIRVGKSTLQTAGIGGERSVQKLGYASPTGPKGPMVIREGNRLQWLTTVNKNADRGRPNDQRSDLDSLPVLSGGWSDIAVDVHGREVAAISGDKKQVGRWIGGRLTDLPSFGTQLVRPSFDDQRSLWVAGRATIPPEGSKDASADRAKEEGAPAIWTIDTRTSVSQAKPVRVAAPWLGSRRVLSISVSPGGHRVALVVENRTGRSSVLLSGVVRNESGAVSSLATPVEANPSVQEPTSVTWTTPDTLAVIGKSATTADEQPLVVPLGGLAELLGPIAGATQVVGSSIPQDRVFVVTDRPSIVHRLGRSWDRLGVVEDIAAPAG; encoded by the coding sequence GCCGCGGTGCTCCTGCTTGTCGGTGCTCTCCTGCTCTCCGGCTGTTCCGGTCTGCCAACCGATGGCGTTCCGCAGACGGGGCGGGCGGTCGACAACCAGGACAGTCGACCCGGTGTCGTGCAGCAGCCAGAGCCGCCGGAGCCAGGAACACCGATGGAGGCCGTTGCCGAGGGTTTCCTGCGAGCGCACATCGGCGCAGCGGAAGGGTTCAGCACCGCTCGAGAGTTCCTCGGCGGCAGCGCGAAGAAGGACTGGGATCCCGACCAGCGCATCCTGCTACTAGACAGCAGCAACCTCGATACTCGTCGTGCCGCGGGGTCCAGGATCGTGGTCAGCGCGACGGCGGTCGGTGAAGTTGATGCGACCGGTCATCTCACCGAATTCCCTAACCTGCAGCGGCGCCGGCTGGATCTGGAACTGAAGCAGATTGATGGTGAGTGGCGAGTCACCTCAGTGCCGGGAGACCTCGGCATTTGGTTGGGCGTCGCGGATTTCCGCCGAAACTACGCGCCACACAGTGTCTACTTCGCGGCCCGCCGAGGGTTGGCGCCGGCCACTGCACTCGTCCCAGATCGTCGGTGGTACCCCGAGAGTGGTCTGGCCACGGCGTTGGCGCGAGCGGTCATCGGACCACCGCCAGCCTGGTTGTCCAAGACCGTACGCCGCCCTGTTCCAGCCTCCACCCGGCTGCAGCCCAGAACGGTGTCCGTCTCCAGTCGGACCGAGACCGCGACAGTCACCCTGTCCCGAGAGGCACTCGAGGCGAGTCCGGAAGATCGCAAGGCACTCTGGGCGGTGATGCTGGAAACTCTCGGGCAGGTCCCTGACGTGACGCGCGTCGACATTCGGGTCGGCAAGTCAACGCTGCAGACGGCTGGAATCGGGGGCGAGCGCTCCGTTCAGAAGTTGGGGTATGCCAGCCCGACAGGTCCGAAGGGTCCGATGGTGATCCGAGAGGGCAATCGCCTTCAATGGCTCACCACCGTGAACAAGAACGCGGACCGGGGCCGCCCCAACGATCAACGGTCCGACTTGGACAGTCTGCCCGTGCTTTCCGGTGGGTGGTCTGACATTGCCGTCGACGTTCATGGACGGGAGGTGGCCGCCATCTCGGGGGATAAGAAGCAAGTGGGTCGGTGGATCGGTGGTCGGCTGACCGATCTGCCCTCGTTCGGGACGCAGTTGGTCCGCCCGTCCTTTGATGATCAGCGCAGTCTTTGGGTAGCAGGCCGGGCGACCATCCCACCTGAGGGCTCAAAGGACGCCTCCGCGGACCGCGCCAAGGAGGAGGGCGCGCCGGCAATCTGGACGATCGACACGCGTACCTCAGTGAGTCAGGCAAAGCCGGTGCGTGTTGCGGCACCGTGGTTGGGCTCGCGCCGCGTGCTGTCGATCTCGGTATCGCCCGGCGGGCATCGAGTGGCCTTGGTGGTCGAGAACCGCACGGGACGAAGCAGTGTGCTGTTGTCGGGCGTGGTCAGGAACGAGAGCGGTGCCGTCAGCAGTCTCGCGACACCTGTGGAAGCCAATCCGTCTGTGCAGGAACCCACTTCGGTGACCTGGACGACGCCTGACACGTTGGCCGTGATCGGAAAGTCCGCCACCACGGCCGATGAGCAACCCCTCGTGGTGCCGCTGGGCGGCCTGGCCGAGTTGCTCGGACCGATTGCTGGCGCGACGCAAGTTGTGGGCAGTTCGATTCCGCAAGACAGGGTCTTCGTGGTGACTGACCGCCCGTCGATCGTGCACCGGTTGGGGCGCTCGTGGGATCGCCTCGGTGTCGTCGAAGATATCGCTGCACCCGCTGGCTGA
- the hpf gene encoding ribosome hibernation-promoting factor, HPF/YfiA family: MEITITGRHTEVPDRFRRHIEDKLSKVSQLDSRVGRCDVVISHESNPRQSKAAERVEITCRARRTVFRAEASADEPYAALDMAMARLLERMRRKNDKRRVHRGRQRPLSVAEATAGLPTDLDVEEPSAIRPDAAKVGGDEDCPVHLREKVHHTHPMSVDEALSQMELVGHDFYLYHDADTDKASVIYRRRGWSYGVIHLDVDDSPARSRDEESA, translated from the coding sequence ATGGAGATCACGATTACTGGACGTCACACCGAGGTTCCTGATCGGTTCCGTCGCCACATCGAAGACAAGTTGAGCAAGGTGTCTCAACTCGACTCACGAGTCGGTCGATGCGATGTGGTTATCTCCCACGAGTCCAACCCCCGCCAGTCCAAGGCCGCAGAGCGCGTGGAGATCACGTGCCGCGCTCGCCGGACAGTGTTCCGGGCCGAGGCCAGCGCCGACGAGCCTTATGCGGCCCTCGATATGGCCATGGCCCGCCTGTTGGAACGCATGCGACGTAAAAATGACAAGCGCCGCGTCCACCGTGGACGCCAACGTCCGCTCTCGGTCGCCGAGGCCACCGCCGGACTCCCCACCGACCTCGACGTCGAGGAGCCGAGCGCGATTCGTCCCGATGCCGCCAAGGTTGGCGGCGACGAAGACTGCCCCGTGCACCTGCGCGAAAAGGTCCACCACACCCATCCCATGTCGGTCGATGAGGCCCTCAGCCAGATGGAACTGGTCGGTCACGACTTTTACCTCTACCACGACGCCGACACCGACAAGGCGTCCGTGATCTACCGCCGCCGGGGCTGGAGCTACGGCGTTATCCACCTCGACGTCGACGACAGCCCGGCGCGCTCGCGTGACGAGGAGTCGGCCTAA